The genomic DNA TATGTATAAATATAAACTTAAAGTCATATTCAATTGTTCTTATATGCTCACTTTCAAATTCAAATAGCACAAAGAGTATATTACTCTTAATACTACAATATAATACCTTTTAAATACACTTAATTATAAATACTGACATAGCGAAGTAAGTTGAAGCCAAATAGATAAACCCCTCTTCTTTGGAGGGGAAGACATCAATGTTTTCAATGAAGAAAAAGGATATGAGAGGAAAAAAGTGGTTTCCACTTTCCTGAGGAAAATCTTGGAATAGAAGAGGAACATGGCTTAAACATGAAAGGTCAAAAGTCAAAGCCATTGGGAAATTTGTTTTGTGGCGTTTAAACTAAAGAGTAATGCAGTATGGGGGTAAGTATTGCCATAGTTAGTAATTTGGTGTTTGAATAATACCAAATGTCAACCAACATGATGGTTTGGTTTCTTTAAAAGGCCAGGAAAATTGGTTATTTGCCCAACAACCTTCTCCTATTGTCAAACTTGTCGTCCTTCAAAGTCAAATGAGTTGAGGTTTCTTGATTTTCCCACTCAAAAGTCAGTCACCATTCACGTTTTTTGTATTTATTGCTAGGAAATGGGGATGCATGTGAATTGCCCAAATTTTTATAAATGCTCCCAAATAACTTAGTTTTATTCCACGTTTTAGTAATTAGTATTTCTATATAAGCGAAAGCTTTGATAATTGATACTACAGTTGGGGATAGAAAAGTTAAATTAATAGCAGCAGAAAATGAAAAGCCATGGGTGGTTTGAGAGGCAAAAGAACTTGATTCTTTTGACGTTATGAATTTCAGTTTTGACTTCCCATTTTCaaccaaattcaaaatttattgagGGGATAGCCTAGTTCCAATTTCCAACCAACCATTTTCCTTATCTAATTATTTAATatgtgtaataaaaataaaaatttaatgtaCTTTAACTATTAGAATTAAAtctctatttttattatattttttatacttATAAATAGAAATTTTGATGAAGCATTGTGATCAATAAATTATATTCTCTGTTACTTTcatatttctttgttctttatcttcctcatctctctttattttataataatatgatatttatttaattatttgttcACTTCATTGTGAACTTCGTGTTTATCAAACTTTAAATGCCCTTTCATTCGCTCTGaaactatttaaaattaaataatttttttcaaatttagtcaTAATagcttaatataaaataatttatttaaaattttaatatatttaataattcatctTATGAGAATAGGAGCATTAATGTGAAGATCAACTTGCAGCTTGCAAACAGCACGTACTAGACTTCGACCAAACTAAAAGCCATTTTTTTTTCAgccattttttttttactttcggtggatttgatttctttattattactattgtgtGCTCAGatcatttatttaaataatttgaagaCATGAATTAAGAAAACCATTTCCTCAAAAAATATTTTTGCTCATAATGCCTTTGACTCTACTTTATAGAAACTATAAAAATGCCCTTTCATGGCTCCTTTCCTCCCAAATTTCCAATCATTCTCTCTTTCTCTTCCTTTTTCGTTCAAAATGAAAAGATCATTCAACTCGGTGACTCGTCCAAATTCGGCTCAGCTGCTTTTTCTACTCATCACTTCATTTCTGATATGGCCATGCATCGAAGCCGCCGCCGCCGCCGCCGAAGAGCTTCTCAAAGGCTTTGAAGCCACCCCAAATCCCTCAATCCCATTTTTCCAACCTCTTCTTAACGATTCCTCGACCAAGTTCTCTTTCGGTTTCCTCCGAGTCAACCCAACCCAACTCGCTCTGGCTGTCCTTCACGTTCCTTCGCGTGAACCCCTATGGTTCGCCAACCCCGGTACCTTATCTCGCTGGTCAGACCGCACGAAAGTATTCTTCAATGGCAGTCTGGTGGTTTCAGATCCTCGGACAAGGATGTTTTGGTCAACTGAAACACAAGGTGACAAACTTGTCCTCCTCAATAACTCCAATCTTCAGATACAAAAAAGCCTCGACAACAGTAATAACGTCAACGTCCCAACTGTTTTATGGCAAAGTTTTGATTTTCCCACTAATACCCTTGTcgaaactcaaaattttacttctaCCATGACCCTTCTTTCTTCAAATGGCCTGTATTCGATGCGTTTAGGTAACGATTTCATCGGATTATATGCTAAATTTGATTCCGGTTCCGACCAAATTTATTGGAAGCACAAAGCTTTACAAGCCAAAGCTCAGATTATTGAAGGTAATGGACCGATTCACGTCCAAGTTGACCCGGACGGGTGGTTGGGAATGTACCAAAATGGAACAACCCCAGTCGATATTGAATCTTTTAACAGCTTTCAACGATCCCTTGATGGACTCCTTATGGTCCGGTTAGAACCGGACGGGAACCTCAAAGCCTATTATTGGTCCGGGTCAAGTTGGGTTTTGGATTATGTAGCTATTCGTGAAACTTGCGATTTACCTAGTCCATGCGGTTCGTATGGTTTGTGTACTGCCGGGTCGGGTTGTTCTTGTTTGGATAACAGCACGGAGTTTTCATCCGGTGAGTGTTCCAGTTCAGGCCCGTATTCGAATGACATGTGTTCCGACCTGAAAACTCAGAAGAACGACATTAAAGTTTTGAGAAGAGGAGGGGTGGAGGTGCCGTTTAAGGAGTGGATGAGGTATGAAACGACATCGTCTTTGAAAgaatgtgaaaatgcatgtggaAACAACTGTAGTTGTTACGGGGCGGTTTATAATAATGCATCCGGGTTTTGCTACATCTTGGATTACCCGATCCAAACCCTGTTGGGAACGGGAGATGATAGCAAAGTGGGGTACTTTAAAATCAAGGAAGAAgcaaataagaaaaaaataaattcgGGTTTAGGGGTGGGAGTTGGTCTGTTAGGTGGAGCTGTGTTATGTTTGATAGGGGCAGTCGGGTTTGGGAGCTACAAGAtttggaagaaaaagaaaagagtgaaCCGGATGTTGGAAGAGGAAACGGGTGGGGCAATGTCCGGCCCGTATAAGGATCTCGCATCGGCTAGCTTTAGGTCGATCGAGATGTGTAGTAGTGGTCATCGATAACACCagagatttttatttaattttttttattattagcaTGTAATTTTgtattccaatttttttttaaaataatgtgaGAATGAGGTAAGCAGTGACATAAGAGTGGTTTTTGACTAAAAACTTTAAGGCTCATCATTAACTTTGGTTAGCCTAGTTGTAGGGGATGTGGGGACCACCTGTTCTTTTGTATAATAATTATATACATTGGGTTGGGTTATGTATATCAATCCAAAGCTAATTCCAATGGAAGATAAACTAACTACCTTTTGTCTAATTGTACCGtgcttttctttaaattttaggtaTAAATATCTTTTGGCCCTCAaactttataaattttttttacttttaaatttaattttttgtctcttttagttcttaaatttattttttgttaaatcACTCCAAAATGAATAGAAAAATTAATGTTTGTTAATGCTTGTTGATGCGTTATAAGCATGTcaacatttaattttttaaaatatattataatttttaatttttaatttttaaaaatgatttttataatttatttatgaatttttaaaatttttaaagtttaattaaatgTTTACGTGTCATTCATGTGTATTCACATCAGAAAagttaaaaaagttaaattttttcattcattttgaggTGATTTGATTAAAAAAACAAGATTAAgggttaaaaataaaattaaatgaaaaattaaaataatatgtttttataaagttgaaggaccaaaagAGTTATTATGCCTATATTTTATCTAGTGGGAGGATAATGGATTCTTGATCATGTGGGCCATACTTGAATTTGGATGTATTTGTATGCATACAATGAtagaaatatataaattatttttatataattatttaaaatactttacaaataaattaaGAATTGTGAAGTTTCTTTAtactattataaaaaataaaaacaaaaacatacACGCCAGCTTTCTAATCGAATTTCTTAATTCTATTATCAATCTACGTGATAATTATTATATAGTTTTACATATCCATCCAATCCAtggattattttaaaatttattttgtaaaaatgttgataCAAAAATTGTGTATGGGTTGAATTTATTGTATTATTTAAAATGTATTaagattatataaatatttatattattttcatacacCCGTGTGTTTAGCCTGTGTGGATTTATTTTTAATTCGAAActagtgcagttttcacacggccaggcacatgcCTATGTGCTGTGACCGTGtatctcacacggttgagacacacgcccgtatggcaagtcttgagcattctgtttacaatatttaagatgtaggggacacatagCCTAACTATACGCCTGTGCTTAAGttgtgtgtctcacatggtctgattacacgcccgtgtgccatgccatgtggactcaaaatgaacttTATAGTTCTAGTTTACTAACCCTGCAAACCTTgaataacaagcaacttaaaatccaatctttcaaccaatccaaaacatgattaaatacatcTAAAACATGTTAAAACTATCAATATAACGATCTAACTCATGTATTTTTATAAGTATCTAACATAGATTTTCTAAACATTGTATTTAAATACCATCCAAATCAATTCAAATTATACTATGTAAAAGACCATATAATAAGACATAAATTTGCATATATAGATTAACCAATATCATCTTTTACACTATTAACATTCACATCTTAAAGTAACTTCAAaagacaacctaggtacatgccatttctcaaaataaaatacatcaccaagtatttgagttcgggatcggcttgAATGTTGAGTCGTTAATCACTTTCGTACTTAACCTGCGCATGGAaataaaccgtacgctgagtatgcactcagtggtatttctataaaccaacactTAAAACAATTATTAACTCAAAATGCATTTAAACTATAAAATTTCAAATCTCGTGGCAATAATTATATTCACAACTCATTCTTAAAGAAATACTCAATTCAATTCATCATCAATCGATATCAATTAGTTATCCAGTATAGTAGTACAATACAGTAGTTTACTCCTATTAAaattgtagacactcaattttgcccgggcctagaaataagtccaaaaaacaaaaataataaacccccaaaaaaatgaagtccaagttcagtccagaattacaaatataatttggcccgatcagaatggcccattact from Gossypium arboreum isolate Shixiya-1 chromosome 9, ASM2569848v2, whole genome shotgun sequence includes the following:
- the LOC108455854 gene encoding PAN domain-containing protein At5g03700, which gives rise to MAPFLPNFQSFSLSLPFSFKMKRSFNSVTRPNSAQLLFLLITSFLIWPCIEAAAAAAEELLKGFEATPNPSIPFFQPLLNDSSTKFSFGFLRVNPTQLALAVLHVPSREPLWFANPGTLSRWSDRTKVFFNGSLVVSDPRTRMFWSTETQGDKLVLLNNSNLQIQKSLDNSNNVNVPTVLWQSFDFPTNTLVETQNFTSTMTLLSSNGLYSMRLGNDFIGLYAKFDSGSDQIYWKHKALQAKAQIIEGNGPIHVQVDPDGWLGMYQNGTTPVDIESFNSFQRSLDGLLMVRLEPDGNLKAYYWSGSSWVLDYVAIRETCDLPSPCGSYGLCTAGSGCSCLDNSTEFSSGECSSSGPYSNDMCSDLKTQKNDIKVLRRGGVEVPFKEWMRYETTSSLKECENACGNNCSCYGAVYNNASGFCYILDYPIQTLLGTGDDSKVGYFKIKEEANKKKINSGLGVGVGLLGGAVLCLIGAVGFGSYKIWKKKKRVNRMLEEETGGAMSGPYKDLASASFRSIEMCSSGHR